One Bombus fervidus isolate BK054 chromosome 2, iyBomFerv1, whole genome shotgun sequence DNA segment encodes these proteins:
- the LOC139997831 gene encoding uncharacterized protein isoform X3, giving the protein MRPILVILVFFSGSVLSKYYEKKRFDRSIYDDFEIPNVGKHLIKKQWTFTDYETHFSAYKDREENNCYIEKLEDNIAAEGLSENGIEQKQTSKVLYAPNEFLTKLEAWQIAGARIVDFCNGHKIILLQKTIPIFEQTIDPFLNILPLDENDIVTRRVADILLTPLISRAKRQVALEERQKLNKNFKRNRLRRQVQPSPGKFRGQTQSQYLSIGNNEQKEGKAEAEATQQSSRAVVTGSNGMGQAQSMSLGSSGCEDCSKYTGENVPDRYVQIPAIKQPGDNTVGQPGMITPGMGTTYPSKIPASTVRDHMPYLGNIPDTSGGAMYPGRIPDTATGSDASYPTRVRGTIYPGNIPTTTIDGRVVHSGSVSGGTVPGTTTAGGVAYPGGVPGTITGGGAVHPGGLPGTVISRRIPYSGGVPRTTGGGIAYSGGIPTTTTGGSVAYPGNIPTTTTGGGVAYPGKIPTTTTGGGIAYPGNIPTTTTGSDVAYPGKIPTTTTGGGVAYPGNIPTTTTGSGVAYPGKIPTTTTGGGVAYPGSVPSTTIAGSTVYPGGVPSTTIAGSTVYPGGVSSDGAAYPGSMPGTTIGGGVTYPGSMPSTTTGGGIGYSGSIPGITTGGGVTYPRGVPGTVTGAGAVHPEGVPGATTGLDVAYPGGVPSTVTGGGVVHPEGAPDTTTGRNVAYPVGVARTLTGGSTVYPGGVSGITTDGHIAYPGGVAGTTIGDTVAYPGGVPSTTTGGVVTYPGGVLGTTTGDGAVYPGGLPGTATTGDIAYPGIISGTTTGSGIVYPRGVPGTTTSDDVTYPGGVPGTVTDGSVPFPSGVYTGGTVPDTRHTLHGQIITDSKAIGDAKVYPGGQFPTEFFGTPGTPRTFPGRPADVTSVYGGGISPPASQLGETVHYPGNVIPGTAPGTSNLDGTRDSYQGKYSENRAIIPPSYPLQGQYPGSSRWQDKGALTSSLVGHGQVIEQYPGEGQGIRQYPGSIQYPSNIRSITSTGEIPQYYQQPNNLLPIENDNSNSQASSSVKQTDSGTQASASAQGKFQQGTAQSQVTGTYSGSGSFSAQAGSTDINKSAQVEINGGKEGAVSNAQGVGGYGKSQTQVQLNSELGATTTGAQSSGWNHGTNSQVQASSKGGMADAQANGEGSTSSQAQIGFQPYLKTDEKIERYSKPFRGGGTASAQSGAYTGQSQSQLEGSFQYGITYTGAAQAGSGSGAATSRKPFNFNLTDSELFKPFKPSYGPQIVQKNSSERINTASDNEYNQDKLQSGLQTSSSFQRRTFTKPDDNSRNITSKPDQSVEKSQLDDSVYDYEEEYNGEDYDMSSFQTSMNPKISKNYAAEQNNSNYQLQTLHVAAGNQYDIHVKQDTNAAQVGDVLQPGQSLQSRYTIPPGFRGRVTSVAGDKTITHGDGKSQSQTVSLIPKEPSITYENKSPISEIRSLKTNHERLIESHAASKEKQKNSFPQIQYQTSTEYPKFNSNVPMKPSYYTITNSIAGKLDGRNSPRKYEHRYYTKSSTCGYFTFSCNIVYGSNGRTKICKPKMPTYPDGTPMKC; this is encoded by the exons ATGCGACCGATCCTTGTCATCCTGGTTTTCTTCTCGGGATCAGTACTCTCAAAATACTAT GAAAAAAAACGCTTTGACCGCTCCATCTACGATGACTTTGAAATACCGAATGTTGGCAAACACTTAATAAAGAAGCAATGGACATTTACTGATTATGAAACG CATTTTAGTGCATATAAGgatagagaagaaaataattgctaTATAGAGAAACTAGAAGACAATATCGCTGCAGAAGGGCTTTCAGAAAATGGAATTGAACAGAAGCAAACATCAAAAGTTCTTTATGCTCCAAAcgaatttttgacaaaattagag GCATGGCAAATTGCAGGAGCTAGAATAGTTGATTTCTGTAATGgccacaaaattattttactacaaAAAACTATTCCAATATTTGAACAAACGATAGatccttttttaaatatacttccTCTGGATGAAAATGATATTGTAACAAGAAGAGTAGCTGATATACTTCTAACACCACTGATAAGTCGAGCTAAGAGACAAGTCGCGCTTGAAGAAAGGCAAAAACTTAATAAAAACTTTAAACGAAATCGTTTGCGTCGTCAAGTACAACCATCTCCAGGAAAATTTCGAGGACAGACACAATCTCAATACTTAAGTATCGGTAATAATGAACAGAAAGAAGGCAAGGCCGAGGCTGAAGCTACTCAACAATCTTCCCGCGCAGTTGTTA CTGGAAGCAATGGTATGGGGCAAGCACAGAGTATGTCACTGGGTAGTAGTGGATGTGAAGATTGTTCAAAATATACTGGTGAAAATGTTCCAGATAGATATGTTCAAATTCCAG CAATCAAACAACCAGGAGATAATACTGTTGGACAACCGGGTATGATCACTCCTGGAATGGGTACAACTTATCCTAGTAAAATACCTGCTAGTACAGTTCGAGATCACATGCCTTACCTTGGTAACATACCTGATACTAGTGGTGGTGCAATGTATCCTGGACGTATACCTGACACTGCAACTGGTAGTGATGCATCATACCCAACAAGAGTACGTGGCACAATTTATCCCGGAAATATACCTACTACTACAATTGATGGTAGAGTAGTCCATTCTGGAAGTGTATCTGGAGGAACTGTACCTGGTACAACAACTGCTGGTGGTGTAGCTTATCCTGGAGGAGTTCCTGGCACTATAACAGGTGGTGGTGCAGTTCACCCTGGTGGTTTACCTGGTACTGTAATAAGTAGGCGTATACCTTATTCTGGAGGTGTACCTCGTACTACTGGTGGTGGTATAGCTTACTCTGGAGGTATACCTACTACTACAACTGGTGGTAGTGTTGCTTACCCTGGAAATATACCTACTACTACAACTGGTGGTGGTGTTGCTTACCCTGGAAAAATACCTACTACTACCACTGGTGGTGGTATTGCTTACCCTGGAAATATACCTACTACTACAACTGGTAGTGATGTTGCTTACCCTGGAAAAATACCTACTACTACAACTGGTGGTGGTGTTGCTTACCCTGGAAATATACCTACTACTACAACTGGTAGTGGTGTTGCTTACCCTGGAAAAATACCTACTACTACAACTGGTGGTGGTGTTGCTTACCCTGGAAGTGTACCTAGTACTACAATTGCTGGTAGTACAGTTTACCCTGGAGGTGTACCCAGTACTACAATTGCTGGTAGTACAGTTTACCCTGGAGGTGTATCTAGTGATGGTGCAGCTTATCCTGGAAGCATGCCTGGTACAACAATTGGTGGTGGTGTAACTTATCCAGGGAGCATGCCTAGTACAACAACTGGTGGTGGTATAGGTTATTCTGGAAGCATTCCTGGTATAACAACTGGTGGTGGTGTAACTTATCCTAGAGGAGTGCCTGGTACTGTAACAGGTGCTGGTGCAGTTCACCCTGAAGGTGTACCTGGTGCAACAACTGGTCTAGATGTAGCTTATCCTGGAGGCGTGCCTAGTACTGTAACAGGCGGTGGTGTAGTTCATCCTGAAGGTGCACCTGATACAACAACTGGTCGTAATGTAGCTTATCCTGTAGGAGTAGCTAGAACTTTAACAGGTGGTAGTACAGTTTACCCTGGAGGTGTGTCTGGTATTACAACTGATGGTCATATTGCTTATCCTGGAGGTGTGGCTGGTACTACAATTGGTGATACTGTAGCTTACCCTGGAGGTGTACCTAGTACTACAACTGGTGGTGTTGTAACTTATCCTGGAGGTGTACTTGGTACTACTACTGGTGATGGTGCAGTTTATCCCGGAGGTCTGCCTGGTACTGCAACTACTGGTGACATAGCGTATCCTGGAATAATTTCTGGTACAACAACTGGTAGTGGCATAGTTTATCCTAGAGGTGTACCTGGTACTACGACTAGTGATGATGTTACTTACCCTGGAGGAGTACCTGGTACTGTAACTGATGGTAGTGTACCTTTCCCGAGTGGTGTTTATACTGGTGGTACTGTACCAGATACCAGACATACACTTCATGGCCAAATTATAACAGACTCAAAAGCAATTGGAGATGCTAAAGTGTATCCTGGTGGACAGTTCCCTACAGAATTTTTTGGAACACCAGGTACACCAAGGACTTTTCCTGGTCGTCCAGCTGATGTTACAAGTGTTTATGGCGGTGGTATTTCACCACCAGCAAGTCAATTAGGAGAAACTGTACATTATCCAGGAAATGTGATACCAG GTACTGCACCAGGAACAAGTAATCTTGATGGTACAAGAGATTCTTACCAAGGAAAATACTCGGAGAATCGTGCAATAATACCGCCGAGCTATCCATTGCAAGGACAATATCCTGGCAGTTCAAGATGGCAAGATAAAGGAGCTTTAACTTCAAGTCTTGTAGGACATGGACAAGTAATTGAACAATACCCAGGTGAAGGACAAGGTATCAGACAATATCCTGGTAGTATACAGTATCCATCCAATATAAGATCCATAACAAGTACTGGAGAGATTCCTCAATATTATCAACAACCTAATAATCTTTTACCTATAGAAAATGATAACTCTAATTCTCAAGCATCTAGTTCTGTAAAACAAACAGATTCAGGTACTCAAGCAAGCGCATCCGCTCAAGGCAAGTTTCAACAAGGTACAGCTCAATCTCAAGTAACAGGTACTTATAGTGGTTCTGGATCATTCTCAGCTCAAGCTGGTAGTACTGACATAAATAAAAGTGCACAAGTTGAAATTAATGGTGGTAAAGAAGGTGCAGTAAGCAATGCTCAAGGAGTTGGTGGTTATGGAAAGAGTCAAACACAAGTTCAATTAAATTCAGAATTAGGTGCTACAACAACAGGTGCACAAAGCAGTGGCTGGAATCATGGTACAAATTCTCAAGTACAAGCAAGCTCCAAAGGTGGAATGGCAGATGCTCAAGCAAATGGTGAAGGAAGTACTTCAAGTCAAGCTCAAATTGGTTTTCAACCATATCTTAAGACagatgaaaaaattgaaagatattcGAAACCATTCCGCGGAGGTGGAACAGCCTCCGCTCAAAGTGGAGCATATACAGGTCAATCTCAATCTCAACTTGAAGGATCTTTCCAATATGGAATTACTTACACTGGTGCTGCACAAGCAGGATCGGGATCTGGTGCAGCAACTTCTAGAAAGCCATTCAACTTCAATCTTACGGATAGTGAGCTATTTAAACCATTCAAACCATCTTATGGACCACAAATTGTACAGAAGAATAGTAGTGAAAGGATAAATACAGCCTCAGATAATGAATATAATCAAGACAAACTTCAATCAGGTTTACAAACTAGTTCTAGTTTCCAAAGAAGAACTTTTACTAAACCAGATGACAATTCGCGAAATATTACTAGTAAACCAGATCAATCTGTTGAAAAGTCCCAACTGGATGATTCAGTATATGATTATGAAGAAGAATATAATGGCGAAGATTATGACATGTCATCATTTCAAACTTCAATGAATCCGAAGATTTCAAAAAACTATGCTGCAGAACAAAATAATAGTAACTACCAATTACAAACATTACATGTTGCAGCTGGAAATCAGTATGACATTCATGTGAAACAAGATACTAATGCAGCACAAGTTGGTGATGTCCTTCAACCTGGACAATCATTACAATCAAGGTACACTATACCACCTGGCTTTCGTGGTAGAGTAACATCTGTAGCTGGTGATAAAACTATTACTCATGGCGATGGGAAATCTCAATCTCAAACAGTTTCTCTGATTCCAAAAGAACCAAGTATAACTTACGAAAATAAATCACCTATTTCAGAAATCAGATCTCTTAAAACTAATCATGAAAGATTAATAGAAAGTCATGCTGCATCTaaagaaaagcaaaaaaattcttttccacAAATTCAATATCAAACTTCAACAGAATATCCGAAATTCAATTCTAATGTACCAATGAAACCAAGTTATTATACAATAACAAACAGCATTGCTGGTAAACTAGATGGTAGAAATTCACCAAGAAAATATGAACATCGTTATTACACGAAAAGTTCAACTTGTGGATATTTTACATTCTCTTGCAATATTGTATATGGTTCTAATGGTAGAACAAAAATTTGCAAACCAAAAATGCCGACATATCCCGATGGTACTCCCATGAAATGTTAA